One genomic segment of Lysobacter sp. 5GHs7-4 includes these proteins:
- a CDS encoding serine hydrolase domain-containing protein yields the protein MPVRALLFAVAAVLSLAGCASTASRDAAAPPLRGAALDREVERLMQAGRVPGLALAVIDDGRIVHLKAYGSRDLERKLPLTTDTVMYGASITKGEFAYAVMSLVESGRLDLDRSIAQYLPKPLPEYEKYADLAGDERWRRLTPRMLLSHTGGFANFRFFTPEGGYDPKGKLKFYFDPGQRYAYSGEGINLLQFVIEFGLGVDVAELMQKQVYDRYGMRRTSLVWREDFADNLAIGYDQDNKPLGHKQRGAVRAAGSMDTTIADQAAFLAGLARGDGLSAASKAELLRPQIAIDSVQQFPTLSLDANPDNRSIELSYALGWLTYREPQGLAWSKGGHDDGTNNLALCVADGRRCMVILSNSSNGEGLFKYLADATLGTTCLPWFWVNYIPYDHPEWRLPKARAQAHSPCAPLARPQL from the coding sequence ATGCCTGTGCGTGCCCTGTTGTTCGCCGTCGCCGCCGTGTTGAGCCTGGCCGGCTGCGCCTCCACCGCCAGCCGCGACGCCGCCGCCCCGCCCTTGCGCGGCGCGGCGCTGGACCGCGAAGTCGAACGCCTGATGCAGGCCGGGCGCGTGCCCGGACTGGCGCTGGCGGTGATCGACGACGGCCGCATCGTGCATCTGAAGGCCTACGGCTCGCGCGATCTGGAGCGCAAGCTGCCGCTGACCACCGACACCGTCATGTACGGCGCCTCGATCACCAAGGGCGAGTTCGCCTACGCGGTGATGTCCCTGGTCGAATCCGGCCGGTTGGACCTGGACCGTTCGATCGCGCAGTACCTGCCCAAGCCGCTGCCCGAATACGAAAAATACGCCGACCTCGCCGGCGACGAACGCTGGCGCCGGCTGACCCCGCGCATGCTGCTGTCGCACACCGGCGGCTTCGCCAACTTCCGCTTCTTCACCCCGGAGGGCGGCTACGACCCGAAGGGCAAGCTCAAGTTCTACTTCGATCCCGGCCAGCGTTACGCCTATTCCGGCGAAGGCATCAACCTGCTGCAGTTCGTGATCGAGTTCGGCCTGGGCGTGGACGTCGCCGAGCTGATGCAGAAGCAGGTCTACGACCGCTACGGCATGCGCCGCACCAGCCTGGTCTGGCGCGAGGATTTCGCCGACAACCTGGCGATCGGCTACGACCAGGACAACAAGCCCCTGGGCCACAAGCAGCGCGGCGCGGTGCGCGCGGCCGGCTCGATGGACACCACCATCGCCGACCAGGCCGCGTTCCTGGCCGGACTGGCGCGCGGCGACGGCCTCAGCGCCGCCAGCAAGGCCGAGCTGCTGCGTCCGCAGATCGCGATCGATTCGGTGCAGCAGTTCCCGACCCTGTCGCTGGACGCGAATCCCGACAACCGCAGCATCGAACTGTCGTACGCGCTGGGCTGGCTCACCTATCGCGAACCGCAGGGCCTGGCCTGGTCCAAGGGCGGCCACGACGACGGCACCAACAACCTCGCCCTGTGCGTGGCCGACGGGCGCCGCTGCATGGTGATCCTGAGCAACAGCTCCAACGGCGAAGGCCTGTTCAAATACCTGGCCGACGCGACCTTGGGCACGACCTGCCTGCCCTGGTTCTGGGTCAACTACATTCCCTACGACCACCCGGAATGGCGCCTGCCGAAAGCGCGCGCGCAAGCGCATTCGCCATGTGCGCCGCTGGCGCGGCCACAGTTATAA